In Hahella sp. KA22, one genomic interval encodes:
- a CDS encoding alpha/beta fold hydrolase → MAVFSRFLNWLILMLGMASGCTVMAADHVGVRHLNVASEQRAGDLDVTVWYPATEGGEPVLLGDSIFFSGVPATLNAPIATGKFPLILLSHGAGLGGSAQAMSWMATPLAQRGFIVVAPTHPGNTGPNRSAAETMKLWLRPLDLTDALNAMQTDAFFREHSRFDRVGVLGLSMGGGAALLMAGARLDPELLAAYCDTDQRNASLCEWVRQSGVDLHKMDLQPAGRDYRDQRIRFAMAIDPVPIDVIAGDSFKDITTPVALVNLGPPGKIPQTALASDLAMAIPDATYTLISDASHYSLFGECKPYAADIAEEEQIGEPICSDGGGRSRHAIHDELVQLVSRAFELALHGVQ, encoded by the coding sequence ATGGCGGTATTTAGCAGGTTTCTTAACTGGTTGATCCTAATGTTGGGTATGGCGTCGGGCTGTACCGTGATGGCGGCGGATCATGTGGGTGTGCGGCATCTCAATGTGGCGTCGGAGCAGCGCGCTGGCGATCTTGATGTGACGGTATGGTATCCGGCGACAGAGGGCGGTGAGCCGGTGTTACTGGGCGACAGTATTTTTTTCTCCGGCGTTCCCGCCACGCTTAACGCACCCATAGCCACCGGAAAATTTCCACTTATCCTGCTTTCCCATGGCGCAGGTCTGGGTGGAAGTGCGCAGGCCATGAGTTGGATGGCGACGCCTTTGGCGCAGCGGGGATTTATCGTCGTTGCGCCGACTCATCCCGGTAACACTGGGCCGAATAGATCGGCCGCAGAAACGATGAAACTCTGGTTGCGGCCCCTTGATCTAACTGACGCCCTTAATGCAATGCAGACGGATGCGTTTTTTCGCGAACACTCGCGCTTCGACAGGGTAGGCGTTCTCGGGCTTTCCATGGGGGGCGGCGCGGCCTTGCTGATGGCTGGAGCCCGCCTCGATCCTGAACTACTGGCGGCATACTGTGATACCGACCAGCGTAATGCGTCCCTGTGTGAATGGGTAAGGCAAAGCGGCGTGGATCTCCATAAAATGGACCTTCAGCCAGCAGGCCGTGACTATCGTGATCAACGCATTCGCTTTGCGATGGCTATCGACCCCGTGCCCATAGACGTTATTGCAGGCGACTCTTTCAAGGACATAACGACTCCCGTTGCCCTGGTGAATCTGGGACCACCAGGAAAGATCCCGCAAACAGCACTGGCTTCTGACCTAGCCATGGCCATCCCTGACGCCACCTACACACTGATCAGCGACGCCAGTCACTACAGCCTGTTTGGCGAATGCAAACCTTATGCGGCGGACATCGCCGAAGAAGAACAGATTGGAGAACCCATATGCTCCGACGGCGGCGGGCGCTCACGGCATGCGATTCATGATGAGCTGGTTCAGTTGGTTTCGAGAGCGTTTGAACTGGCGCTGCATGGGGTGCAATAG
- a CDS encoding suppressor of fused domain protein — translation MLGDDERRLVNDIRRTVILHDYISHWGQPISRTLCSNKKSQVDVEVYEFSSKEDGVYRLATIGISGQVLEGGGLANWEFLLSLPAEWEKEETSEVVNYLLDIMAYSLRPDVEVKVGNTIPETSLAPASWTTKAVLFDEPRGEPEEMSSFKVGHQVVDLIWLVPITEKERQLIKNSGIEEFDKWEAHSDNSLIDVKRMSIF, via the coding sequence ATGCTAGGCGACGATGAAAGAAGATTAGTTAACGATATTAGACGGACTGTCATCCTCCATGATTATATTTCTCATTGGGGGCAGCCCATCTCTCGTACATTGTGTTCGAATAAAAAAAGTCAAGTTGACGTTGAAGTCTATGAGTTTTCTTCGAAAGAAGACGGCGTATACCGTTTAGCGACAATCGGGATTTCTGGTCAGGTGCTTGAAGGCGGGGGCTTGGCCAACTGGGAGTTTCTGCTATCTCTCCCAGCAGAATGGGAAAAAGAGGAAACCTCAGAGGTAGTCAACTATCTGCTTGATATTATGGCGTATTCGTTGCGCCCCGATGTTGAAGTTAAGGTAGGAAACACAATTCCTGAAACGTCATTGGCGCCAGCTTCATGGACAACGAAGGCTGTTTTATTTGATGAGCCCCGTGGTGAACCAGAGGAGATGTCCAGTTTTAAAGTTGGACATCAGGTTGTTGACTTAATTTGGCTGGTTCCGATCACAGAAAAAGAGCGCCAGCTTATAAAAAATAGCGGCATAGAAGAATTTGACAAATGGGAAGCTCATTCCGACAACTCATTAATCGATGTAAAAAGAATGAGCATATTTTAG
- a CDS encoding ATP-binding protein, which translates to MCDIQISRTSGCFWLCDCNCKYRNLSSRESRMLVLLCGKMGAGKTTKSKELAKESGAVLLSEDIWLESLYPAQIRSVEDYVKYSNMIKPLVKSLVQDVLNTGSDVVMDFPANTIGQRGWLKSIYTEIGADHELIYIKAPNEICLNQIAKRRIEQPERAATDTEEMFVQITKYFVEPSPEEGFNVTIIEHNK; encoded by the coding sequence ATGTGCGATATCCAAATATCACGCACATCTGGATGCTTTTGGTTATGCGACTGCAATTGCAAGTATAGAAATTTAAGTAGTAGGGAGAGCCGAATGTTGGTGCTTTTGTGTGGAAAAATGGGCGCGGGTAAAACGACTAAATCCAAAGAACTGGCAAAAGAGAGCGGGGCGGTTCTGCTCTCGGAAGATATATGGCTCGAATCTCTATATCCCGCGCAAATTCGTAGTGTTGAAGACTATGTAAAGTATTCAAATATGATAAAGCCGTTGGTTAAATCGCTTGTGCAAGATGTGCTCAATACGGGCTCTGATGTCGTGATGGATTTTCCCGCCAATACAATCGGGCAAAGAGGTTGGCTAAAAAGCATATACACCGAAATTGGCGCTGATCACGAGCTAATATACATAAAAGCGCCCAACGAAATTTGTTTGAATCAAATAGCGAAAAGACGCATCGAGCAACCGGAACGAGCCGCAACGGATACTGAGGAAATGTTTGTGCAAATAACCAAATATTTTGTCGAGCCTTCTCCTGAAGAGGGCTTTAACGTCACAATCATTGAGCATAACAAGTAG
- a CDS encoding SymE family type I addiction module toxin produces the protein MAKPHDKPERRSAKGKSALPHQRRLKVRKGYYDYHLSSSRYDYGGFKPVPWMLIKGYWLEQAGFGVDTEVEVSVSEGRIVFTAGAG, from the coding sequence ATGGCTAAGCCGCATGATAAGCCAGAGCGTCGCTCGGCTAAAGGAAAATCTGCCCTTCCCCATCAGCGCCGTCTCAAGGTCCGCAAGGGTTATTACGATTATCACCTCTCTTCCAGCCGTTATGATTATGGCGGTTTCAAACCCGTTCCCTGGATGTTGATTAAGGGTTATTGGCTGGAGCAAGCCGGGTTTGGGGTGGATACGGAGGTTGAAGTCAGCGTCAGTGAGGGCAGGATTGTTTTTACCGCTGGGGCTGGTTAG
- a CDS encoding UvrD-helicase domain-containing protein, which translates to MALYVPSTVVNVERTIRRHVKKVLDSLDDSYTIGSQLIPEIAVSSFVIEGPDRRWLPVSVFKSPPQVISDDSVKTIVKELKEAFPDAPEIQFLVVIWSDNDLNTSQLPLLEQRQSIATVCGRKQFSEDLPNLFASLSSPHAEDSYHWLKARFFPESKIPLACTTRILGNRDSSAHLDQFFLDYDQELASKLDILEQEEDKDASEELNIRLINGVAGSGKTLILINRALLYCRKYPEKKTLLLIHNKPVTLDVKHRVDEYWQGIPDNLAISTFHAWGLSQRKQSISWVKPVFDHCEQAIDELKTTRKDHPSIKINDSNLLDELTFINDNLINSEEEYISASRQGRGFSLRGSEKSEIWKIYEKFSAIFSDTKKGYLASLYIKEMCSEEKTWPLLEKYDHILIDEAQFFAPSWFQLVKLSLKDDGQIFMCADPNQGFLKSRLSWKRVGLDVRGKTKNLYYSYRTTKPILEAAYKFLTSMIQEDPADYLSPDYSNMTDGSKPLIIYSSTQQDAVDRLINEVIYCVEKSNVPLNQIMIIHTKSISPWAIKKRIQERVGNDSVWCFYEKKKTLEPGKSYIKLVQLESATGLEAGVTFIIGLERMLDESNSLDLSEDERKEAQTEMCRKLYMAMTRAGQKLVMFSTSKLPESLESLVLTEGSCD; encoded by the coding sequence ATGGCTCTTTATGTACCAAGCACAGTTGTTAATGTAGAAAGAACAATCCGCCGGCACGTAAAAAAAGTATTAGACTCGCTTGATGACAGCTATACTATTGGCTCCCAACTTATACCAGAAATCGCAGTTTCTAGTTTCGTCATAGAAGGCCCGGATAGACGATGGTTACCCGTCTCTGTATTTAAATCCCCTCCTCAAGTAATTTCTGATGATTCTGTAAAGACTATTGTTAAAGAGCTGAAAGAAGCTTTCCCTGATGCTCCCGAGATTCAATTTCTTGTAGTTATCTGGTCGGATAATGATCTCAATACGAGCCAGTTACCCTTACTGGAACAAAGGCAAAGTATAGCTACCGTCTGTGGGCGCAAACAGTTTTCGGAGGACCTGCCAAACTTGTTTGCATCATTGAGTTCACCCCATGCTGAAGATAGCTATCACTGGCTGAAGGCCCGTTTTTTTCCAGAAAGCAAAATACCCTTGGCATGTACGACCAGGATACTAGGGAACCGTGACAGCTCCGCTCACCTGGATCAGTTTTTTTTAGATTACGACCAAGAGCTAGCGTCAAAACTGGATATTTTAGAACAAGAAGAAGATAAGGATGCTAGTGAAGAACTAAATATACGGTTGATAAATGGAGTTGCTGGAAGCGGAAAAACGCTCATATTAATTAATAGGGCTCTTCTCTACTGCAGAAAGTATCCAGAAAAGAAAACTCTGCTACTTATTCATAACAAACCGGTAACTCTTGACGTAAAGCATCGGGTTGACGAGTACTGGCAAGGTATACCAGACAACTTGGCAATATCCACTTTTCACGCCTGGGGGCTGTCACAACGAAAACAGTCAATTAGTTGGGTAAAGCCTGTCTTTGACCACTGTGAGCAAGCGATTGACGAACTTAAAACAACAAGAAAGGATCATCCTTCCATCAAAATAAACGACAGCAATTTATTGGATGAACTTACTTTCATTAACGACAATTTAATAAATTCAGAAGAAGAGTATATAAGCGCAAGCCGTCAAGGTAGAGGCTTCTCGTTAAGAGGCTCCGAAAAGTCAGAAATATGGAAAATTTATGAAAAATTCTCCGCAATATTTTCGGACACGAAAAAAGGTTACCTTGCAAGTTTATATATAAAAGAAATGTGTTCAGAAGAAAAGACATGGCCTCTATTAGAGAAGTATGATCACATATTAATCGATGAGGCTCAGTTTTTTGCTCCTTCTTGGTTTCAGTTAGTTAAGCTCTCATTAAAGGATGACGGACAGATCTTTATGTGCGCCGATCCTAACCAAGGTTTCCTAAAAAGTCGTCTAAGCTGGAAACGGGTAGGCTTAGATGTGCGTGGAAAAACCAAGAATCTTTATTACTCCTATCGAACCACAAAACCGATATTAGAGGCAGCATATAAGTTTCTTACAAGCATGATACAAGAAGACCCCGCAGATTATCTATCGCCAGACTACTCGAATATGACGGACGGCTCCAAACCTCTTATTATTTATAGCTCGACTCAACAGGATGCTGTAGATAGGCTGATCAATGAAGTAATATATTGCGTTGAGAAAAGCAATGTTCCACTTAATCAGATAATGATTATCCATACGAAGTCAATCTCTCCCTGGGCAATTAAAAAGCGTATTCAAGAAAGAGTTGGAAATGATTCAGTATGGTGCTTTTACGAGAAAAAGAAGACTCTAGAACCAGGAAAAAGCTATATAAAGTTGGTTCAACTTGAGAGCGCGACGGGATTGGAGGCCGGAGTAACATTTATTATTGGTTTGGAAAGGATGTTAGACGAATCTAATAGTCTAGATCTTAGCGAAGATGAAAGAAAAGAAGCACAAACGGAAATGTGCAGAAAACTATATATGGCTATGACAAGAGCGGGTCAGAAACTTGTTATGTTTTCTACTTCAAAGCTGCCGGAAAGCCTAGAATCACTGGTTTTAACCGAAGGCTCTTGCGACTAA
- a CDS encoding AAA domain-containing protein: MDTINLLNDLRKFVDDEFTANQTKLLEGWQKLLSKKLETGDTQHFHRLEKAHEKDSIWAYLGKGESRFREGDMICVHSGDAVSTRFLFQLLVEKEEDDRWLLTGMSLDKQFANYNGGECYADADTMDLKPFYEKALEEIATLRIGRDIVLPLLAGKLPYNDIYEEDYDSAAEIAESQNLNDEQVEAVARAVGAKYVACIQGPPGTGKTKVLSLIAKILADKGERVLMTSHTHMAINNALNKIKLQNVPVIKVGVKSGSKVLNRDIEVYSCADDWKSRPQDGYVIGATPFATCSSRLEKYQFDTVIFDEASQVTLPLAVMAMRKARKYIFIGDHKQLPPVVLSRSVFDSNSFSIFSKLVTDRCETSVMLSRTYRMNQWLTQWPSKTFYHERLTSEGDNKSRTFSLPTPPRKFSSILSSEPSTVFINSHGFSARTVNSKDAKTVSEIICEAIRCGMPPKEIGVVTPFRNHARRIRSELSAALGGTTAREVVADTVERMQGQERELIIISLCATDPVFIQTIASFFFQPERLNVAITRPMTKLIIIGPEINHSPDIENPKVLQWIKWYQNLTGNIKHIKVE; this comes from the coding sequence ATGGACACAATCAACTTACTCAATGACCTCAGAAAGTTTGTGGATGACGAGTTCACAGCTAATCAAACAAAGTTGTTGGAGGGCTGGCAGAAGCTCCTCTCTAAAAAACTTGAAACAGGGGACACTCAACATTTTCACCGTCTGGAAAAGGCCCATGAAAAAGACTCGATATGGGCATATCTCGGCAAGGGAGAGTCTCGCTTCCGAGAAGGAGATATGATTTGTGTCCATAGCGGTGACGCTGTATCCACTCGTTTTTTATTTCAATTGCTAGTGGAAAAAGAAGAGGATGATCGATGGCTTTTGACAGGGATGAGTCTGGACAAGCAGTTTGCCAATTATAACGGAGGAGAGTGCTACGCTGACGCTGACACCATGGATCTAAAGCCCTTCTATGAGAAAGCGCTGGAGGAAATCGCAACTCTCCGAATAGGTCGGGACATAGTCCTTCCTCTCTTGGCCGGTAAGCTTCCATATAATGATATATATGAAGAAGACTATGACTCAGCCGCCGAGATAGCAGAATCTCAGAATCTTAATGACGAGCAGGTTGAGGCGGTGGCCCGTGCTGTCGGCGCCAAGTATGTCGCCTGCATCCAAGGACCTCCCGGTACAGGTAAAACCAAGGTTCTCTCATTGATTGCAAAGATTCTGGCCGATAAGGGAGAGCGAGTCTTAATGACATCCCATACTCATATGGCTATAAACAACGCTCTCAACAAGATAAAGCTACAAAATGTTCCAGTTATTAAAGTTGGGGTGAAATCTGGTAGTAAAGTGCTCAATAGGGATATTGAGGTTTACTCATGCGCCGACGACTGGAAGTCCAGGCCGCAAGATGGATATGTAATAGGAGCGACGCCTTTCGCCACCTGCTCTTCCAGACTGGAAAAATATCAATTCGACACCGTTATCTTTGACGAGGCCAGCCAAGTTACCTTGCCCCTGGCTGTTATGGCTATGCGAAAGGCCAGAAAATACATTTTCATTGGCGATCACAAGCAACTTCCCCCTGTTGTGCTATCTCGCTCCGTTTTCGATAGTAACTCATTCTCTATTTTTTCAAAGCTAGTTACTGACAGATGCGAAACATCAGTTATGCTTAGCAGAACATATAGAATGAATCAGTGGCTCACACAGTGGCCAAGCAAAACTTTCTATCATGAGAGACTTACTTCAGAGGGGGATAATAAATCTAGAACTTTTTCCCTGCCTACTCCTCCAAGAAAATTTTCAAGCATCCTCTCAAGCGAGCCAAGCACTGTATTTATAAATAGCCACGGCTTTTCCGCTCGAACAGTTAACTCAAAAGACGCGAAGACTGTTAGTGAGATTATTTGTGAAGCAATTCGCTGTGGAATGCCTCCCAAAGAGATTGGCGTGGTGACGCCTTTCAGAAATCATGCTAGAAGAATTCGCTCTGAGCTATCAGCAGCTTTAGGCGGCACAACCGCAAGAGAAGTCGTAGCAGACACGGTTGAAAGAATGCAAGGGCAGGAAAGAGAGCTAATCATTATTTCACTTTGCGCCACCGACCCGGTTTTTATCCAGACTATTGCCAGTTTTTTCTTTCAGCCGGAGCGCTTGAACGTCGCAATCACAAGACCAATGACAAAGCTAATAATCATTGGTCCGGAAATTAACCACTCACCTGACATAGAAAATCCAAAAGTACTTCAGTGGATTAAATGGTATCAAAATCTGACAGGTAACATTAAACATATAAAAGTGGAATAG
- a CDS encoding DUF262 domain-containing protein: protein MSKKISGAEYPLAKIFSSDFEYVIPSYQRPYAWTEDEASELINDLFDFYDNEPEEGYFLGSIVLIKEEDRPKSEVIDGQQRLTTLTILLAALASTLQGTDRETLLKYIREPGNKFEGLEAKPRLSLRDRDKDFFGRYVQGLHFEELSQLNESGIGNESQKNLRKNALLMRDRLSRRFDNPEIMKGFVQFLLQRCFLVAVSTPNEQSAFRVFSVMNSRGLDLQPTDIIKADVIGKIESEPERDSYSERWEEIEVTLGRSRFNDLFAYIRMIYAKEKARRALLEEFRSHVINRGFSPQSLVAELLEPYAEALSTALNADYASPTNAQNINNYLKWLNRIDNSDWIPPAIKFLAAHKNEPEYLAWFFRKLERLAAYLHICSKNVNQRIERYSKLISELEDPHNIAHPITSIELTPPEKAEMLREMNGDVYYLAARRRNYLILRLDSFLADGAATYDHNILTIEHVLPQTIYEDSEWRIDWPDEEIQQQWTHRLANLVPLNFRRNAQASNFPFTRKKDSYFTGKKQVSSFALTSQVLNAPNWTPDFLQERQIELLDVLSENWELQ, encoded by the coding sequence ATGAGCAAAAAGATCAGTGGAGCGGAATACCCTTTAGCAAAAATATTTAGTTCAGATTTCGAATACGTTATCCCTTCTTATCAAAGACCCTATGCCTGGACGGAAGATGAAGCATCAGAGCTAATTAATGATCTCTTTGACTTTTATGACAATGAACCAGAGGAAGGTTATTTTCTCGGCAGCATTGTACTGATCAAAGAAGAAGACCGGCCAAAGTCAGAAGTGATTGATGGGCAACAAAGGCTTACAACGTTGACCATACTGTTGGCGGCATTGGCAAGCACCTTACAAGGCACTGATCGCGAGACATTGCTGAAGTATATTCGTGAGCCAGGCAATAAATTTGAAGGCTTAGAGGCTAAACCCCGCCTGTCACTGCGAGATCGAGACAAGGATTTTTTTGGCCGCTATGTCCAAGGGTTACATTTTGAAGAACTAAGTCAATTGAACGAGTCAGGAATAGGCAATGAATCCCAGAAGAATCTTCGCAAAAATGCCTTACTGATGCGCGACCGTTTGTCTCGGCGATTTGATAATCCTGAGATTATGAAAGGCTTTGTTCAGTTTTTACTCCAACGCTGTTTTCTTGTCGCGGTATCCACTCCCAACGAACAATCCGCATTTCGCGTATTTTCGGTCATGAATAGTCGGGGATTGGACCTGCAACCGACAGACATTATTAAGGCGGATGTTATCGGTAAGATCGAGTCAGAGCCCGAACGAGACAGCTATAGCGAACGCTGGGAAGAAATAGAAGTAACCCTTGGCCGCTCACGCTTTAATGATCTGTTTGCCTACATCAGGATGATCTATGCCAAAGAGAAAGCCAGGAGAGCATTACTGGAGGAATTTAGAAGCCATGTCATCAATAGGGGATTTTCTCCACAGTCGCTGGTGGCGGAACTTCTGGAACCCTATGCAGAAGCCTTATCGACTGCCCTCAATGCGGACTATGCATCCCCAACCAATGCACAGAATATTAACAACTATCTAAAGTGGCTAAACAGAATCGACAATTCTGACTGGATTCCACCGGCAATCAAGTTTCTTGCCGCTCATAAAAACGAGCCAGAGTATTTAGCTTGGTTTTTTAGAAAGTTGGAACGTCTGGCGGCTTATCTGCATATTTGCTCCAAAAATGTTAATCAGCGAATCGAGCGCTATTCAAAACTGATTAGTGAGTTGGAAGACCCTCATAATATCGCCCATCCAATTACCTCAATCGAGTTGACGCCCCCGGAAAAGGCAGAAATGCTTCGCGAAATGAATGGGGATGTATATTACTTGGCCGCCAGGCGTAGAAATTATCTTATCCTCCGACTCGACTCTTTCTTGGCGGATGGCGCCGCGACATATGATCACAACATTCTGACAATTGAACACGTTCTGCCACAAACCATCTATGAGGACAGCGAATGGCGAATAGACTGGCCTGATGAAGAGATCCAACAACAATGGACCCATCGGCTTGCTAATCTCGTTCCACTGAACTTTCGTCGAAATGCGCAAGCCTCTAACTTCCCTTTTACCAGGAAGAAGGATTCCTACTTCACCGGCAAGAAACAAGTTTCGTCTTTTGCGCTGACAAGTCAGGTTCTTAATGCACCGAATTGGACGCCAGATTTCTTGCAAGAAAGGCAAATAGAACTTCTTGATGTATTGTCGGAGAACTGGGAGTTGCAGTAG